ATATCTGATACCCTCTATATATTCTCTATCAGGATAATATAAAGCATATTGAATTGGTATTCTCATATCAGCTGTTGCCATTTCAGCAATAATACTCCCATCTATAAATTCAACCATTGAATGTACAACACTTTCTTTATGTACTACAACATCAATTTTGTCTAATGATATATCAAAAAGCCATTTTGCTTCTATAACTTCAAACCCCTTATTCATTAGTGTAGCCGAATCAATAGTTATTTTTTTCCCCATACTCCAATTTGGATGTTTTAATGCTTCTTCGACTGTAACGTTTTTTAATTCATCAATAGATTTGCCCTTAAATGGTCCCCCAGAAGCTGTAATAATCAATCTATTTACAAATTCTTTTTTATTGTTTTGCAAGCACTGAAATATGGCATTATGCTCACTGTCAACGGGTAGTATCTTAACATTATATTTATTTGCGAGTTTTGTAATTATATGCCCACCTGTAACTAAGCATTCTTTATTTGCAAGTGCTATATTGTGTCCTGATTCTATTGCTTTAATTGTAGGCACAAGTGCCGCCATACCTTCAATTGCTACGACAACTGTTTGTACATTATCATACATTGCAACTTCATTTATCCCATCTTCACCTGATAATACTTTTGTTCTTGTATCAATAATATTTTCTAATTCTTTTGCTTTTTCAGTATCTTTAACTGCGACAATTTGAGGTTTAAACTCATCTATTTGTTCCTTTATTAATTCTATATTATTATAACATGTCAAACCTAAAACACGAAATTCATTTGATTTTCTAACTACATCAAGTGTTTGAGTCCCAATTGAACCAGTGGAACCCAATATAACTATATTTTTCATAATTAACTCCTTTCACCTATGTACATAAGTAAAGAAAAGATATAAATAAGGTGCTACATATAATATACTATCAAATCTGTCAAGAATTCCACCATGGCCAGGGATTATTTTACCATAATCCTTTATGTGACAATTTCTTTTTACTGATGATGCAAAAAGATCTCCTATTTGTGCTACTATACTTCCAATTAAGCTTAAGACTATCACTAAAAATATATTTAATTTAAGTTTTTCATAGAAAAGAAAAGTAAAAACAATGCTTCCAATTATCGCTCCTATTAAGCCTCCAATCGACCCTTCCAAAGTCTTATTTGGACTTATTGAAGGACATAACTTATTTTTTCCCAAAAATTTACCCCAAAAATATGCTGATGTATCTGTTAGCCATGAGATAATAAAAATAAACCAAACAAGTAAATAACCATTATCCAATTCTCTTAGTTTTCCTATGTACGAAAAAAATATCATATATAATACACCTATTATAGTTATGGATACATCCCTTATATTATATTTTTTGTTTAACACAGGCATAGCAAAAATAGCCATTAATATTATGATAATTGAATCAGCAGTCTTGATTGAATATTCAGTTATATAAAAAAATAAAATTGATAAATACCCGACATATTTAATAGGTTTTATATCAATATTGTCAAATACGGTATAAAATTCATATAGACCTATCAAACTTATAATAATTAAAAAAAATCTTAAATACAAGCCCCCCATTAACAATGCAAAAAAAACTAATGGTAGCCCAATGAGCGCACTTGCAATTCTTGTTTTTAACATATATTCAACCCCTCATTTATATGCCGCCAAATCGTCTATTTCTTTTTTGATAATCAGCTATTGCATCAATAAGATTCTCTTTATCAAAATCAGGCCACAATATATCAGAAAACCATAATTCAGAATATGCCGATTGCCATAACATGAAATTACTAATCCTTAATTCGCCACTTGGTCTTATAATTAAATCAGGGTCAGGCTGTCCTGCTGTATATAAATTATTACTTACAACATTTTCATCAATGTCTGATAAATTCAGTTTACCCTCCAAAATAGATTTACATATATTTTTAACTGCGTTTACAATTTCATCCTTTCCACCGTAATTCAACGCAATGTTAAGCACGAGGCCTGAATTATTCATTGTAATTTTTTCCGCTTCTTCTATTTTGCTTTTACATTTATCTGGTATTTTAGATATATCACCTATAAAATTTATTTTAACATTATTTCTATTGAGCTCATCAATTTCTCTTCCAAGATATTCTATTAAAAGATTCATTAGACTATTTATTTCATCAACAGGTCTTTTCCAGTTTTCAGTTGAAAAAGCATATAGTGTTAGATATTTAACACCTATTTCGGATGACGCTTTTACAACTCTTTTAACAGCTTCCATGCCAGCTCTGTGACCAAGACTTCTCACTAATCCTCTTTTTTTTGCCCATCTACCATTCCCATCCATAATTATAGCTATATGCTGAGGTATATTGCTCATATCTATTTTTTCTCCTGTTTTCTTAGCCACGTCCTTTTTTTGATTAAATAGAAAACTCATTAATTTTCCTCCTTATAATATGGGCAATACCCCCTCATTTGAGGGGGTTAAAATTTAGAAATTGTTACCTTTAAAATATCATTGTAAATTTTAGTTCTAATTACTCGATATTGATAGCCGTTATATATCTTTGTTGGCTTTGTTTCTATTATTTCAAATTTTACTTTGTTATTTAAAAGCATCTTCTTAGCGATATCCAAATCATAACCAATTATATCTATCAAACTTCCATAATCTCCTTCTCTTTTTGTTCAAGAACTTTATCTATTTCTTTTATGTATTTGTCTGTTAGCTTCTGTACACTTTCTTCATTTTTTAATCTTTCATCTTCAGAAATTTCTCCATTTTTATCCATCTTTTTTATAGTATCATTTGCTTCCCTTCTAATCTGTCTTACAGCTACTTTTGCTTCTTCTCCTTTTTTGTGTACGAGCTTAACAAGTTCCTTTCTTCTTTCTTCTGTTAAATCAGGAAATACGAGCCTTATAATTTTTCCATCTGATGTAGGGTTTATATTTAAATCAGATTTCTGTATGGCTTTTTCTATTTCTGATATTTTTGATGTATCCCAAGGCTGTATTATAATTAGTTTTGGTTCTGGAGCTGTTATTGAAGCAATCTTATTTATAGGTGTCATAGTACCATAATAATCAATTGAAATTCTATCAAGCAATGAAGGATTAGCTCTACCTGCTCTAATTGACACTAATTCATTTTTCAGAACAGCAAGAGACTTTTTCATCTTTTCTTCGGTGTTTTTTAATAAATCTCCCATTTTATTACCCCTCCTTAACGAGCGTTCCTATCTTATGCCCCATAATAACATTTTTAATGTTACCTGGAACAGTTAAATTAAAAACAATTATAGGTATTTTATTATCCATACATAATGATGTTGCTGTGGAATCCATTACGCCAAGACCCTTATTTAATACATCAAGATATGTAAGTGTATCAAATTTTATTGCGTCATTAAACTTTACTGGATCTTTGTCATAAACACCATCAACTTTTTTAGCAAGTAGAATTACCTCGGCATCAATTTCGGCAGCTCTTAATGACGCTGTTGTATCCGTTGAAAAGAATGGATTTCCAGTACCTGCAGCAAAAATTACTACTCTACCCTTTTCAAGGTGCCTTATTGCTCGCCTTCTAATATATGGTTCA
This portion of the Thermoanaerobacterium sp. RBIITD genome encodes:
- the dxr gene encoding 1-deoxy-D-xylulose-5-phosphate reductoisomerase gives rise to the protein MKNIVILGSTGSIGTQTLDVVRKSNEFRVLGLTCYNNIELIKEQIDEFKPQIVAVKDTEKAKELENIIDTRTKVLSGEDGINEVAMYDNVQTVVVAIEGMAALVPTIKAIESGHNIALANKECLVTGGHIITKLANKYNVKILPVDSEHNAIFQCLQNNKKEFVNRLIITASGGPFKGKSIDELKNVTVEEALKHPNWSMGKKITIDSATLMNKGFEVIEAKWLFDISLDKIDVVVHKESVVHSMVEFIDGSIIAEMATADMRIPIQYALYYPDREYIEGIRYLDFTEIGKLTFEKPDIKTFKCLQLAYEAIKEGGTMTTVLNTADEVAVHLFLQKHINFVDIPQIIERYMYKHKNIMNPDLNDILEVDKNIREEILNEYLR
- a CDS encoding phosphatidate cytidylyltransferase, whose translation is MLKTRIASALIGLPLVFFALLMGGLYLRFFLIIISLIGLYEFYTVFDNIDIKPIKYVGYLSILFFYITEYSIKTADSIIIILMAIFAMPVLNKKYNIRDVSITIIGVLYMIFFSYIGKLRELDNGYLLVWFIFIISWLTDTSAYFWGKFLGKNKLCPSISPNKTLEGSIGGLIGAIIGSIVFTFLFYEKLKLNIFLVIVLSLIGSIVAQIGDLFASSVKRNCHIKDYGKIIPGHGGILDRFDSILYVAPYLYLFFTYVHR
- a CDS encoding isoprenyl transferase; its protein translation is MSFLFNQKKDVAKKTGEKIDMSNIPQHIAIIMDGNGRWAKKRGLVRSLGHRAGMEAVKRVVKASSEIGVKYLTLYAFSTENWKRPVDEINSLMNLLIEYLGREIDELNRNNVKINFIGDISKIPDKCKSKIEEAEKITMNNSGLVLNIALNYGGKDEIVNAVKNICKSILEGKLNLSDIDENVVSNNLYTAGQPDPDLIIRPSGELRISNFMLWQSAYSELWFSDILWPDFDKENLIDAIADYQKRNRRFGGI
- the frr gene encoding ribosome recycling factor, producing MGDLLKNTEEKMKKSLAVLKNELVSIRAGRANPSLLDRISIDYYGTMTPINKIASITAPEPKLIIIQPWDTSKISEIEKAIQKSDLNINPTSDGKIIRLVFPDLTEERRKELVKLVHKKGEEAKVAVRQIRREANDTIKKMDKNGEISEDERLKNEESVQKLTDKYIKEIDKVLEQKEKEIMEV
- the pyrH gene encoding UMP kinase, whose amino-acid sequence is MTTKYKRIILKISGEALSGNTGFGIDFETVNLIADQIKEVKEMGVQIGMVVGGGNIWRGREGIGMDRTTADHMGMLATVINSLALQDALEQRGVETRVQTAIEMRQIAEPYIRRRAIRHLEKGRVVIFAAGTGNPFFSTDTTASLRAAEIDAEVILLAKKVDGVYDKDPVKFNDAIKFDTLTYLDVLNKGLGVMDSTATSLCMDNKIPIIVFNLTVPGNIKNVIMGHKIGTLVKEG